The following are encoded together in the Sediminitomix flava genome:
- a CDS encoding glycosyltransferase family 4 protein: MSSKSILIVGPFSPPITGVSFANDVLYDNLVGYKKNKVNFSFPELKENLGTFSFRKVLKYILVYRTLWKLFKVDILYITPGQTFFGILKYSPFILLAKILEREIVLHVHGNYLGTEFKNLKGIKKKIFKLLISFSDKGIVLSQSLRGNLTPFIDDSKIFELPNFVDSNLFGSDSKETEELKLLYMSNLMEEKGINEFLEALSILKNKGVNYSAKIAGQIDLLNKERLLAIIKDLEDNVEYLGVVKGNEKRNLLWESNIFVFPTYYKMEGQPISILEAMATGNIILTCEHAGIPDIFKPGVNGFYIEKKSSESIANQIEEIYNNLPMNSNMINFNIDTTQKEYTIERFINGFTRIINY, translated from the coding sequence GTGTCAAGTAAATCAATATTAATAGTTGGACCATTTTCTCCTCCAATTACAGGGGTTTCATTTGCAAATGATGTATTATATGATAACCTAGTTGGATACAAAAAAAATAAAGTCAATTTTTCTTTTCCAGAGTTGAAAGAGAACTTAGGCACGTTTAGCTTTAGAAAAGTTCTAAAATATATACTTGTTTATAGGACTTTATGGAAGCTATTTAAAGTAGATATATTATACATAACACCAGGACAGACTTTTTTCGGTATACTGAAATATAGCCCTTTTATTCTTTTAGCAAAAATTTTAGAACGGGAAATTGTTTTACATGTACATGGAAACTATTTAGGAACGGAATTTAAAAACCTTAAAGGAATAAAAAAGAAAATATTTAAATTACTGATATCATTTTCTGATAAAGGCATTGTATTATCCCAGTCATTAAGAGGTAATCTAACTCCATTTATTGATGATAGTAAGATCTTTGAATTACCGAATTTTGTCGATTCCAACTTGTTTGGTAGTGATAGCAAGGAAACCGAAGAACTGAAGCTTCTTTATATGAGTAACCTAATGGAAGAAAAAGGGATAAATGAGTTTTTGGAAGCCCTTTCAATTTTAAAAAATAAAGGAGTTAACTATAGTGCTAAAATTGCAGGACAAATTGATCTTCTGAATAAAGAGAGACTTCTTGCAATAATTAAAGATTTAGAAGATAATGTTGAGTATCTTGGGGTTGTAAAAGGAAATGAGAAAAGAAATTTACTTTGGGAAAGTAATATTTTTGTTTTTCCAACATATTATAAAATGGAAGGACAACCCATCTCAATTTTAGAAGCTATGGCCACAGGGAATATAATACTTACCTGTGAGCATGCAGGTATTCCTGATATATTCAAACCCGGAGTAAATGGATTTTATATCGAAAAAAAGAGCTCTGAATCAATAGCTAATCAGATTGAAGAAATATACAACAATCTACCAATGAATTCGAATATGATAAACTTTAATATAGATACTACTCAAAAGGAATATACTATAGAAAGGTTTATTAATGGATTTACTAGAATTATAAATTATTAG
- a CDS encoding putative colanic acid biosynthesis acetyltransferase, protein MQDLSQFKLPKNFRGRNAIWVQIWWVVQSMLFGTSLQFMYGWRRFLLRLFGAEIGKNVIIRPSVKVTYPWKLSVGDNSWIGDDVVLYTLGTIKIGKNSVVSQRSYLCTGSHDYSQITFPIFEKSIKIEDEVWIATDVYIGPGVEICSGSVVGARSSVFKNIEKKGVYVGSPVRYVKTRD, encoded by the coding sequence ATGCAAGATTTAAGTCAATTTAAATTACCTAAAAATTTTAGGGGACGTAATGCTATTTGGGTTCAAATATGGTGGGTGGTACAATCAATGTTATTTGGTACTTCGCTACAATTCATGTATGGTTGGAGAAGGTTTTTACTTAGGTTATTTGGGGCTGAAATTGGAAAAAATGTCATTATAAGACCAAGTGTTAAAGTAACTTATCCTTGGAAGTTGAGTGTGGGAGATAACTCTTGGATAGGAGATGATGTTGTTTTATACACTTTAGGAACTATTAAAATAGGAAAAAATTCAGTAGTATCCCAAAGATCATATCTATGTACAGGGTCTCATGATTATTCTCAAATAACTTTTCCAATTTTTGAAAAGTCTATTAAAATCGAGGATGAGGTGTGGATAGCTACTGATGTTTATATTGGCCCTGGAGTAGAAATTTGTTCAGGGAGTGTTGTCGGTGCTAGAAGTAGTGTCTTTAAGAATATAGAAAAAAAGGGAGTATATGTAGGAAGTCCAGTAAGGTATGTTAAGACGAGAGATTGA
- a CDS encoding sulfotransferase family 2 domain-containing protein: MQVLKFLWDKLPKKTRFKVNQKLGRNLVPTYYPEYIDNKMLFIHIPKSAGSSIGKVLIGDKKPGHWTTDDFMAMNKARFNEYYKFCFVRNPWDRVVSSFFYLKKGGNNPKDLEFSQTELKNINSFEEFVYSLNENENLQNWIHFIPQNHFITDGYGRINVDYVGKFESLDQDFSLVLEKIGLPQIELPKVNKSKHKNYQEYYTDETKEIIGNLYREDISLFNYTF, encoded by the coding sequence ATGCAAGTATTAAAATTTTTATGGGATAAACTTCCTAAAAAAACAAGATTTAAAGTTAATCAAAAATTGGGTCGTAATTTAGTGCCTACATATTATCCAGAGTACATAGATAATAAGATGTTGTTTATACATATACCTAAAAGTGCTGGTTCAAGTATTGGAAAGGTTCTTATAGGTGATAAAAAACCAGGGCATTGGACAACTGATGATTTTATGGCGATGAATAAAGCCAGATTTAATGAATATTATAAGTTTTGTTTTGTAAGAAATCCGTGGGATCGTGTGGTATCTTCTTTTTTTTATCTTAAAAAAGGAGGGAATAACCCTAAAGATTTGGAGTTTTCACAAACAGAATTAAAGAATATAAACTCATTTGAAGAGTTCGTTTATTCGTTGAATGAGAATGAAAATCTCCAAAATTGGATTCACTTTATTCCTCAGAATCACTTCATTACGGATGGATATGGAAGAATAAATGTTGATTATGTTGGTAAATTTGAAAGTTTAGATCAAGATTTTAGTTTAGTCTTGGAAAAAATTGGATTGCCTCAAATTGAGCTTCCTAAAGTGAATAAGTCAAAGCATAAGAATTATCAAGAATATTATACTGATGAAACCAAAGAAATAATTGGTAATTTGTATCGAGAAGATATATCACTTTTTAATTATACTTTTTGA
- a CDS encoding WcaI family glycosyltransferase, translating into MDIAIVGINYAPEDSAIGLYSAQMAEFLIKKNHNVSVITGYPYYPQWDIWVPYKKKGSYLRENINGVNVFRYKQYVPKKPTFLKRLIHLVDFTLGSILNIQKIKSADIVISVVPFTSSIFLGKLISWKTGGKLWVHIQDFEFDAAFESGLIGNKFHTRAMKKLLMEMEVSLLNKADRVSTISHGMLKKLASKSSSSSYYFPNWVDENKITPEKAKSGKWGKKSESFKVLYSGNIGAKQDWETYLKVVDFFKDDQSVEFVLVGNGAKRKELEKDLKEYKNIYIYNPVEYSELNTLLCFADLHVLFQKNDVIDTVMPSKLLGMMASEVPSLVTGNLSSEVNKVLTESQGGIFLDSNDFDGVVNTISDLKSDQYKSKDMGKNARKYIVDKFSYSKVLDDFMNELEELTHE; encoded by the coding sequence ATGGATATAGCAATTGTTGGAATAAATTACGCTCCAGAAGACTCTGCCATTGGATTGTATTCTGCACAAATGGCAGAGTTTTTAATAAAGAAAAATCATAATGTTTCTGTAATTACAGGCTATCCTTATTATCCACAGTGGGATATATGGGTTCCTTATAAAAAGAAAGGTTCTTATTTAAGGGAGAATATAAATGGAGTAAATGTATTTAGATACAAACAATATGTTCCTAAGAAACCAACTTTTTTAAAGCGACTGATTCATTTAGTGGATTTTACGTTAGGTTCTATTCTGAATATACAAAAGATAAAATCAGCAGATATAGTTATCTCTGTAGTCCCTTTTACTTCAAGTATCTTTTTAGGTAAATTAATTTCATGGAAAACTGGAGGTAAGCTTTGGGTGCATATTCAAGACTTTGAGTTTGATGCTGCTTTCGAATCTGGTTTAATAGGGAATAAATTTCATACAAGGGCGATGAAAAAGCTCTTAATGGAAATGGAAGTTAGCTTATTAAATAAAGCAGATAGAGTTAGTACGATCAGTCATGGAATGTTAAAGAAGTTAGCGTCAAAATCTTCATCATCAAGTTATTATTTTCCAAACTGGGTAGATGAAAATAAAATAACACCAGAAAAAGCTAAAAGTGGAAAATGGGGTAAGAAATCTGAATCTTTTAAAGTATTGTATTCTGGTAATATTGGAGCGAAACAAGACTGGGAAACTTATTTGAAAGTTGTTGATTTTTTCAAAGATGATCAAAGTGTCGAGTTTGTCTTAGTAGGTAATGGGGCAAAAAGGAAAGAATTAGAAAAAGATTTAAAAGAGTATAAAAACATTTATATATATAATCCAGTAGAATATTCAGAGTTAAATACTTTGCTGTGCTTTGCAGACCTCCATGTTTTGTTTCAAAAGAATGACGTAATAGATACTGTTATGCCTTCTAAATTGTTAGGGATGATGGCAAGTGAAGTTCCTTCTTTAGTTACAGGGAATTTATCCTCTGAAGTGAATAAGGTACTAACAGAATCCCAAGGGGGAATATTTTTAGATAGTAACGATTTTGATGGAGTCGTTAATACTATATCAGACCTTAAGTCTGATCAATATAAGTCAAAGGATATGGGGAAGAATGCTAGAAAGTATATTGTGGATAAATTTTCATATTCTAAAGTGTTAGATGATTTTATGAATGAACTAGAAGAATTAACTCATGAATAA
- a CDS encoding acyltransferase family protein, producing the protein MRIDSLTFLRFLAAFIVVIFHLGKGTWFTSTFGRIATSGPQMVSFFFVLSGFVMVLSQFRKPNFSIKEYYFNRFIRIYPLYLFGIIIIYPFKSIASDGYALLLNLFTLQSWFPPYPLSFNGPSWSISVEAFFYMLFPFILYYIKNAKPRVIYVFMFSLFIWGVTQLIHINLLNKPFYNGPNGVPHQLIYYLPISHLGSFLLGITAAYLFLRLEAWKTVIKPSNPIYTVLALVLMYSVLLLEPKIVSVIGYRLPFGGSFHSLIFSFCIFVIAASDNIMTKVLSNRVFVFLGEISFAIYLLHSPLYKIYKEYFQSYIITKGFSKTGELLIFLTAMIFISSIVYVFYEKPISRYFHKGIKKFKGA; encoded by the coding sequence ATGAGGATTGATAGTTTAACCTTTTTAAGGTTTTTAGCAGCATTTATTGTTGTGATTTTTCACTTAGGTAAGGGAACATGGTTTACGAGTACGTTTGGCCGGATTGCTACATCAGGTCCACAAATGGTTTCATTCTTTTTTGTATTGTCGGGTTTTGTAATGGTTCTTTCTCAATTTAGAAAACCTAACTTCTCGATTAAAGAGTATTATTTCAATCGTTTTATAAGGATTTATCCTTTATATCTATTTGGTATAATTATTATTTACCCATTTAAAAGTATAGCCTCGGATGGGTATGCTCTGTTATTAAATTTGTTTACTTTACAGTCTTGGTTTCCTCCTTATCCACTTTCTTTTAATGGTCCAAGTTGGTCAATATCTGTAGAAGCATTTTTTTATATGTTATTTCCCTTCATTTTATATTACATTAAAAATGCAAAACCAAGGGTGATATATGTGTTTATGTTCTCACTATTTATATGGGGTGTAACACAGTTGATTCATATAAATTTGTTGAATAAACCTTTTTATAATGGTCCGAACGGAGTTCCGCATCAATTAATTTATTATCTTCCTATTTCACATTTAGGGTCATTTTTACTAGGTATTACAGCAGCATATCTTTTTCTGAGGCTAGAAGCTTGGAAGACAGTAATAAAACCATCTAATCCTATCTATACAGTTTTAGCATTAGTACTAATGTATTCTGTTTTGTTGCTAGAGCCCAAAATAGTCTCTGTTATAGGTTATAGGTTACCATTTGGGGGAAGCTTTCATTCATTGATTTTTTCATTTTGTATATTTGTAATAGCTGCTTCAGATAATATTATGACCAAAGTGTTATCAAATCGAGTATTTGTTTTTTTAGGAGAAATTAGTTTTGCTATTTATTTACTTCATTCTCCTTTATATAAAATTTATAAAGAATATTTCCAATCTTATATTATTACAAAAGGGTTTTCTAAAACAGGCGAATTACTCATATTTTTAACTGCGATGATCTTTATATCCTCAATTGTATATGTTTTTTATGAAAAACCTATATCAAGGTATTTTCACAAGGGAATAAAGAAGTTTAAAGGCGCATAG
- a CDS encoding NAD-dependent epimerase — MKGSSVLVTGAAGFIGFHLVEALVGEGYRVVGIDNINDYYDVNLKYARLAKSGIDKVSIESRGLVKSSKHSNYQFQKLDLVDLQALENLFVKEEFDYVVNLAAQAGVRYSLDNPHAYVQSNIVGFVNILECCRHNNIKHFVYASSSSVYGANDKIPFSEEDRVDNPVSLYAATKKSNELMAYTYSHLYNVPTSGLRFFTVYGPWGRPDMAPMLFADAMVNGREIKVFNHGEMQRDFTYIDDVVIGIIGSLEKIPTNESKAEVYNIGNSTPIKLMDFITNMEETLGVEAKKMYMEMQAGDVKVTYADTAKLKNNTGYSPSTPLKEGVKEFIKWYTEFYIN, encoded by the coding sequence ATGAAAGGTAGTAGTGTATTAGTTACGGGAGCTGCAGGTTTTATAGGTTTTCATTTAGTTGAAGCGTTAGTAGGTGAAGGGTATAGAGTTGTAGGTATTGATAATATCAATGACTATTATGATGTGAATCTTAAATATGCAAGATTAGCAAAAAGTGGTATTGATAAAGTTTCAATTGAGAGCAGAGGTTTAGTGAAAAGCTCTAAACATAGTAACTATCAATTTCAAAAGTTAGATTTAGTCGATTTACAAGCTCTCGAAAATTTATTTGTAAAAGAAGAGTTTGACTATGTGGTTAATTTGGCTGCTCAAGCTGGGGTACGTTATTCTTTGGATAATCCACATGCATACGTTCAATCAAATATAGTTGGCTTTGTGAATATTTTAGAGTGCTGTCGACATAATAACATTAAGCATTTTGTATATGCATCTAGCTCTTCGGTATATGGTGCTAATGATAAAATACCATTTAGTGAAGAGGATCGAGTAGATAATCCTGTAAGCCTATATGCTGCTACTAAAAAGAGTAATGAATTAATGGCATATACTTATAGTCATCTATATAATGTACCAACTTCTGGGTTAAGGTTTTTTACAGTATATGGTCCTTGGGGAAGACCAGATATGGCTCCAATGTTATTTGCAGATGCAATGGTTAATGGTCGTGAGATCAAAGTATTTAACCATGGTGAAATGCAGCGTGACTTTACTTATATAGATGATGTTGTAATAGGTATCATTGGTAGCCTTGAAAAAATTCCGACAAATGAGTCCAAAGCGGAAGTTTATAATATAGGGAATTCCACACCTATTAAGTTAATGGACTTTATTACAAATATGGAAGAGACGTTGGGGGTAGAGGCTAAAAAGATGTATATGGAAATGCAAGCTGGTGATGTTAAGGTTACTTATGCAGATACAGCTAAATTAAAGAATAATACGGGGTATAGTCCATCAACACCGTTGAAAGAAGGGGTCAAAGAGTTTATAAAGTGGTATACGGAATTTTATATTAACTGA
- a CDS encoding glycosyltransferase encodes MYRKGIEPVVSVVMSLYQEPIEWMKLAIDSILNQTFRDFELILINDQPNRLDNRQLLEEYFKIDNRIVTVHNDENIGLTKSLNKGLEIARGHYIARMDADDIAKENRLELQFKFLQENSKYICCGSFVNIIDANNNFVKPLKLPETHQEIQDELVVETPMIHPTLFFRNIHQIKYNESIRFAQDYDLIYRLSLKGQLYNLETPLLEYRRSSVQISNAKLSEQTKYANDIRERIIIDYLHKYYGVSCVNIPSYPFLQNLPKGRLKNKILFSFLIHNNFRKNHIRLLTEAIRVDKFSMKESARLLLKVVK; translated from the coding sequence ATGTATAGGAAAGGTATAGAGCCAGTTGTTTCAGTTGTTATGAGTTTGTATCAAGAACCCATTGAGTGGATGAAACTAGCTATAGACTCTATCTTGAATCAAACTTTTAGAGATTTTGAGTTGATATTAATAAATGATCAACCTAATAGATTAGATAATAGACAACTCTTAGAAGAATACTTTAAAATAGATAATAGAATCGTTACTGTACATAATGATGAAAATATTGGTTTAACTAAGAGTCTGAATAAGGGATTAGAAATAGCTAGAGGGCATTACATCGCACGGATGGATGCTGATGATATTGCTAAAGAAAACCGATTAGAGTTGCAGTTTAAATTTCTACAAGAAAATAGTAAATATATTTGCTGTGGGAGTTTTGTTAATATCATTGATGCTAACAATAACTTTGTAAAACCGTTAAAGTTACCAGAAACACATCAAGAAATACAAGATGAATTAGTGGTAGAGACTCCAATGATTCATCCAACTTTGTTCTTTAGAAACATACACCAGATTAAGTATAATGAGAGTATTAGGTTTGCTCAGGATTATGACTTGATTTATAGATTATCTTTAAAAGGGCAATTGTATAATTTAGAGACACCATTATTGGAGTATAGAAGAAGTAGTGTTCAAATTAGTAATGCAAAACTTAGTGAGCAAACTAAATATGCAAATGATATTAGAGAAAGAATAATCATTGATTATTTACATAAGTATTATGGTGTAAGTTGTGTAAATATCCCTTCATATCCATTCTTACAAAATCTTCCAAAAGGAAGGCTTAAAAATAAAATATTATTTTCTTTTCTTATACATAATAACTTTAGAAAGAACCATATTAGATTATTAACTGAAGCTATAAGAGTTGATAAATTTTCAATGAAAGAGTCTGCGAGACTATTATTAAAAGTGGTAAAATGA
- a CDS encoding O-antigen ligase family protein, which produces MIIPFIIYLLGCLLHLEKENYLERVISYVLIPTIFLFSQKCNYDKTIAKLFLIGSLCYIIPIILNFIFSKHAFHWGTVVNTSTVRLSINVMPYIGIHPIYLSLYLSVAFVFGLSVLNTSKFWSVITFIILPFIIFLGGKSTILSLLVIAFIQGVKYFNKKIVLTASFSALLILLLVIYFMPITWRVLDVFNLDNFLGELNLSSSTSIRVYIWKATVSLIKENWIIGIGFNNIAEAIFSYLENDKIYLDHQYNTHNQFLSVFLGIGFIGFLLLLLFYLIHLHRSKHNKIYFFLLIIFLINSLTENVLERQFGAVLTSFLLTYFLFSSKK; this is translated from the coding sequence ATGATAATTCCTTTTATAATTTACTTATTAGGATGTTTGTTGCATTTAGAAAAAGAGAATTATTTAGAACGAGTTATTAGTTATGTATTAATTCCTACTATATTTTTATTCTCTCAAAAATGTAATTATGATAAAACTATAGCAAAACTATTTCTAATAGGAAGTCTTTGTTACATTATACCTATAATACTTAATTTTATATTTAGTAAACATGCTTTTCATTGGGGAACTGTTGTTAATACTAGTACTGTAAGACTTTCTATTAATGTGATGCCATATATAGGTATTCATCCAATATATTTATCATTGTATTTATCAGTAGCGTTTGTTTTTGGTCTTTCAGTATTGAATACAAGTAAATTTTGGAGTGTAATAACCTTTATAATTCTGCCATTTATCATTTTTCTAGGTGGTAAATCAACAATATTATCTTTGTTAGTTATTGCTTTTATTCAAGGAGTCAAGTACTTCAATAAGAAAATCGTTTTAACGGCTTCTTTCTCTGCCCTTTTGATACTATTATTAGTAATTTATTTTATGCCAATAACTTGGCGAGTTTTAGATGTTTTTAACTTAGACAACTTTTTAGGAGAATTAAATCTATCTAGTTCAACTAGTATTAGAGTTTATATTTGGAAAGCTACTGTATCTCTAATTAAGGAAAATTGGATTATAGGGATAGGTTTTAACAATATAGCAGAGGCAATTTTCTCTTATCTGGAGAATGATAAAATATATTTGGATCATCAATATAATACACATAATCAATTTTTAAGTGTTTTTTTAGGAATAGGTTTTATAGGTTTTCTATTACTTTTATTATTTTATTTAATTCACTTACATAGAAGTAAGCATAATAAAATTTATTTTTTTTTACTTATAATTTTCCTTATTAACTCATTGACTGAGAATGTTTTAGAGCGGCAGTTTGGAGCTGTTCTTACATCTTTTTTATTGACATATTTTCTCTTTTCATCAAAAAAATAA
- the fcl gene encoding GDP-L-fucose synthase: MNKDSKIYIAGHRGMVGSAILRRLEKNGCRNILVRTSKELDLRNQEEVANFFESEKPEYVFLAAAKVGGIHANNTYRGEFLYDNLMIQNNVIHQSYVHGVKKLMFLGSSCIYPKMAPQPLQEDYLLTGELEPTNEPYAIAKIAGIKMCDAYRSQYGCNFISVMPTNLYGPNDNYDLNNSHVLPALLRKFHEAKVNGDSEVVCWGTGTPMREFLHADDLADACFFLMQNYNEEGLVNIGTGTDVTIKELAETIKETVGFEGELVWDASKPDGTPRKLMNVDKLKSLGWEYSIDLCDGISSVYQSAF; the protein is encoded by the coding sequence ATGAATAAAGACAGTAAAATATATATTGCTGGTCATCGAGGAATGGTAGGTTCTGCCATTCTTCGAAGACTAGAAAAGAATGGTTGCCGTAATATCCTTGTTAGGACTTCAAAAGAGCTTGATCTAAGAAATCAAGAGGAAGTTGCAAACTTTTTTGAGTCAGAGAAACCAGAGTATGTATTTCTTGCGGCTGCAAAAGTTGGAGGAATTCATGCAAATAATACTTATAGAGGAGAATTCTTGTATGATAACTTGATGATCCAAAACAATGTGATTCATCAGAGTTATGTACATGGTGTAAAGAAATTAATGTTCTTAGGCTCATCTTGTATTTATCCTAAAATGGCTCCTCAGCCTCTACAAGAGGATTATTTGTTAACAGGTGAGTTGGAACCAACAAATGAGCCTTATGCGATAGCTAAAATTGCAGGGATCAAGATGTGTGATGCTTACCGTTCACAATATGGTTGTAATTTTATATCGGTCATGCCAACAAACTTGTATGGACCAAATGATAATTATGACTTGAACAACTCACACGTATTACCTGCTTTGTTGCGTAAATTCCATGAAGCAAAAGTTAATGGAGATAGTGAAGTAGTTTGTTGGGGAACAGGTACACCAATGCGTGAATTCTTACATGCAGATGATTTGGCTGATGCTTGTTTCTTCCTCATGCAAAACTACAATGAGGAAGGATTGGTAAATATTGGTACAGGTACGGATGTGACTATCAAAGAGCTTGCAGAGACTATAAAAGAAACTGTAGGATTTGAGGGCGAGTTGGTTTGGGATGCTTCTAAGCCTGACGGTACTCCAAGAAAATTGATGAATGTAGATAAATTGAAGAGTCTTGGATGGGAGTATTCAATTGATTTATGTGATGGTATAAGTTCGGTATATCAAAGTGCATTTTAG
- a CDS encoding oligosaccharide flippase family protein, with amino-acid sequence MKWARGLSSDLVEVIVKGVSTLGIKVLTLIVGLIISVILGQELGPEGVGVFSFVEKITLVAYILAIFGTSEYLMKNVAIHLERDNVEYIKHYIVKVFQIVSLFSVSIFLLFILTINTSFQNYFIQDERIYYPLSVLLACLVFRALLTSPITAFLKGIRKTWQANLFQESLPLILRLFLLVLFVYFLSNNLTVAVVAEIFFYSYLFTFVIALGYSVFIQKRIFREKNYLLAKDLKVKEVLRSSFPFLLVSSMTIMASNIDVIMLGVMIEDLSQVGIYSVASKVALLSNFFLIASNSIIFPKIASYLDQYKLPELEKLIRQVNIGLFIIALLVFVFGYLFGEWLLSIWGDGFSEAHRILIILLGGQAVNIATGCVGGVLMMGGKEKDLSRLLMIMTILNIVLNFIFIHVYGSVGAAIATAICIGLENLIKVYLVYKSFNLSVLPFFKSKY; translated from the coding sequence ATGAAGTGGGCTAGAGGCTTGTCATCAGACTTAGTGGAAGTGATTGTTAAAGGTGTTTCAACTTTAGGTATAAAGGTTTTAACATTAATTGTTGGTTTAATTATTAGTGTTATACTGGGGCAAGAGTTAGGGCCTGAGGGAGTTGGGGTATTTTCATTTGTTGAAAAAATTACTTTGGTTGCTTACATACTAGCAATTTTTGGCACTAGTGAGTATTTAATGAAAAATGTAGCGATTCATCTAGAACGTGATAATGTTGAATATATTAAGCATTATATTGTCAAGGTATTTCAAATTGTTAGTTTATTCTCGGTTTCAATATTTTTGTTATTTATTTTAACTATAAACACTAGTTTCCAGAATTACTTTATTCAAGATGAACGTATTTACTATCCACTTAGTGTCTTGTTAGCTTGTTTAGTTTTTCGAGCACTATTAACATCCCCAATTACAGCATTTTTGAAAGGAATTCGTAAAACATGGCAAGCAAATTTGTTCCAAGAGTCGCTGCCCTTGATTTTGCGTCTGTTTCTATTAGTCTTATTTGTTTATTTTTTATCAAATAACTTGACCGTAGCGGTTGTAGCTGAGATATTTTTCTATTCTTACTTGTTTACATTCGTTATTGCTTTAGGTTATAGTGTATTTATTCAAAAAAGAATCTTTAGAGAAAAGAATTACCTATTGGCTAAAGATTTAAAGGTAAAGGAGGTCTTGAGGAGCTCTTTTCCATTTCTTTTAGTGAGCTCTATGACTATAATGGCATCAAATATTGATGTTATTATGCTTGGAGTGATGATAGAAGACCTGTCTCAAGTGGGGATATATAGTGTGGCATCGAAGGTAGCTCTTTTATCAAATTTTTTTTTAATAGCTAGTAACTCAATCATCTTCCCAAAAATTGCTTCTTATTTAGATCAATATAAGCTTCCAGAGCTTGAGAAGCTTATTAGACAGGTAAATATTGGTTTATTCATAATAGCATTGTTAGTGTTTGTTTTTGGATACTTGTTTGGAGAATGGCTTTTGTCTATTTGGGGAGATGGTTTTTCTGAAGCGCATAGGATATTAATAATTTTGTTAGGTGGACAAGCTGTAAACATAGCGACAGGCTGTGTTGGTGGTGTACTTATGATGGGAGGAAAAGAAAAAGATTTAAGCAGGCTGTTAATGATTATGACGATTCTCAATATAGTATTGAACTTTATCTTTATTCATGTATATGGTAGTGTAGGAGCAGCAATTGCTACAGCGATTTGTATCGGCTTGGAAAATCTAATTAAGGTTTATTTAGTTTACAAGTCATTTAATTTATCAGTATTACCATTTTTTAAATCAAAATATTAA